From the genome of Astyanax mexicanus isolate ESR-SI-001 chromosome 3, AstMex3_surface, whole genome shotgun sequence:
gTTTTGGACAGTATCCTTCCCATTGAGAGTCTCCATTTAAAGAGAAGTGCATAGTCCAGGGCTAGGCCAAATTGTTGGTCATTTGGTCAAGTTTTCGGAGGGGGGATGAGGGAAGGATAGGTGGTATATGATCCAAATAAAATTTTGCCTAGAAAATTAGATAGTCTACCGAAGTCTATCCACCAGACTAATATAGAAAAATAGATAAACAGTGAACGAAACCTGCACATAGGAAAGTGTAGACTCTGCAGCAAAAACTTGTGCAATACTTCGCTAAGAAGCATTTCAAATACGTGTAAATGTAAAGATAattaaatttcaaataaacagaaaacaagtcTTGATAATAATGAGAGGAGGGATTCAGAGCAGGTCCAGTACAGAGCAGAGGAAGAATGGAGAATCTGTGTGAGTTTGCACTGGTATCCAGTTGCTATATGCTTTACTATTAGATGACCTAAAAATACTGTAGTGGAGCTTCCTTCAGGTTCTATAAGATTGTCATGCTCTTTTTGGTATGATATTAGTCTGAATAAACTAAACTTGATTCTTCCCTGTCTCTCTTCCTGCAGTCTCAGAAGGACCCATTTACAGTGGACAAGATCATGAAGGACCTGGACACAAACCGAGACGGAGAAGTGAGCTTCGAGGAGTTTGTGTCTTTAGTGGTGGGGCTGTCCATCGCCTGTGAGCAGTGTTATCAGTTGCACCTGAAGAAGCTAGGAACCCGAAAATGAGCAGTGGCACAACGTGGAATGTTTTACTCTTTTATATTCAAATGACATGATAATCATGTTGTCTGTTAAAATGAAAAATTGTATGAATTGCTTTGAAACTGGAGCTGAaatttgtatgtgtgtttttatgttaataaaatagaataagagaaagaaaaagtgtgtatgtgtgagtgtgaatgacACATTCTCAGCCCCGTTTGAAGTTGTGACTCAATGCACAAGCTTTGGGGTAAAAGTCCAGTAGGGAACTGGGTAAGACATGCCTATTTATGACATCCTGCTCTTTGCTCTGCATAGTTTGGTTTATAGCTTTACGCAAGAATGTAGTGTTTTCATTTTCTGTTGGGTGGGGTTTTCAAACACAGTATTGGTTGAAGACCCCAACAACTGGTACTGGAAACCACTAAACTAGCCCTAATCTAGACTTGAAGAGTATACACAGATATACAagagtaaaataaaagtttaactttcaaaacattgttaaaaCCATTACTGTCATACCATATTACTATATTATCATTGCCATACTGCAAatacaatactatatatatataggtattttCCCCTTTCTCCAAgctgaccatcatgaccaagccAGTTGACCAGAATGTCTGGCTTGGACATGCTTGGTCCTACTGGTTGACTAGACTTGATGTGGTCCTATATTAGTCAACCAGCAGAACCAAGCATAATCAAAATCAAATGCCACATACACTAATTCAACTTATAAGTTGTATAAGGCATGTTTTCATCTAGGTGACCAGTTTTCATCCTGCTggcttgaccatcaaagaccagcataGTCCATCTGAAACCAGTAACCAGGAAAACCAGGTCTAGAGCTTGATTTTCATATTAACATGGGAagtgttttgaaatgttttactgATGAAAATGGCTCTAATCAGTTTTGAGCCCATCATGGGTAGGCTGAACACACATACTGTGTTTTGACTCTTGACACTGTGCTGCAATTAAACCTGCATGCTGACACTCCAgtgcagaatgtacagaatgtCTATCAGAATCACACGGCCCTGCATACTTCAGGCCAGTGCTGTAGAAATAGTACAGTTACTGCCTACATCCCGACGCACTGGAAAAACACTGATTATTCACTGTTTATTTCAGAGCTAGTGGTGGTGCTAGCAGACGACAGCGTTGTATCCCCCCGTTTTTTCCAGCTTTGTCATATTTCCTCCTTTCCCTGCCCGCTTTGTTTAAGTGGGTGTGACCCTGACTGTGGTCAGCCCCTGTTACTGGTTGCCATGCAAACACAAGGTTGCTCAGTGACCCGGGTTGTTTTGGGGCGGACACCAGAGGGAGTCTTCAGAGTTCAGAGGAATCCTTAAAACCACAGAGTTTCCCATTTTACTCTTACCTCAGTCTCAAAACTGTTTCTGACTACTTTTCATGGAATATATGAACATGATAtctatcaattatttattttttctgagcCTGGATGGCTGTAG
Proteins encoded in this window:
- the s100a10a gene encoding protein S100-A10a codes for the protein MPSELEKAMESLILVFHRYAAREGNTNTLSRRELRELMENELSNFLKSQKDPFTVDKIMKDLDTNRDGEVSFEEFVSLVVGLSIACEQCYQLHLKKLGTRK